One window of the Arthrobacter sp. D5-1 genome contains the following:
- a CDS encoding TIGR01777 family oxidoreductase, whose amino-acid sequence MRIVMSGASGMIGTALSEHLAGHGHEVIRLVRRPAKDPGEWTWNPAAGQLDEAVLDTAEAVINLSGAGIGDRPWTKKRIRELRDSRLEATRTLTDAMGRLGTPPATFISQSASGYYGASREGLLREDSGPGHGVLGNLCVEWERTARTAPSGVRVVTPRTGVVLSTSGGALGPLLPLLRIGLGGPFGNGRQYWPWITLADEVAALAHLLRTDIDGAVNVCAPESADVNTIVAALAKAFHRPAFLRVPRPALRLVLGRLADELVLANQRMEPARLSDAGFTWEHPSLSDAMAWLTKDRAR is encoded by the coding sequence ATGAGAATCGTGATGTCCGGAGCGTCAGGAATGATCGGAACGGCTTTATCGGAGCACCTGGCCGGCCACGGCCATGAGGTCATCCGGTTGGTGCGGAGGCCCGCCAAGGACCCCGGTGAATGGACGTGGAACCCGGCCGCGGGGCAACTCGACGAAGCCGTCCTGGACACGGCGGAGGCCGTCATCAACCTTTCCGGAGCCGGAATCGGGGACCGCCCGTGGACCAAGAAGCGCATCCGGGAACTCCGGGATTCCCGGCTCGAAGCTACCAGGACCCTGACCGACGCCATGGGAAGGCTCGGCACACCACCGGCCACCTTCATCAGCCAATCCGCCTCCGGATACTACGGTGCCTCACGCGAGGGCCTTCTGCGGGAGGATTCGGGGCCAGGCCATGGCGTGCTGGGAAACTTGTGCGTCGAATGGGAACGAACAGCCCGGACCGCACCATCTGGTGTGCGGGTAGTGACTCCACGGACCGGCGTAGTACTCAGCACCTCAGGGGGCGCGCTTGGACCCCTCCTCCCTTTGCTGAGGATCGGGCTGGGCGGGCCGTTTGGAAACGGGCGGCAGTACTGGCCTTGGATCACATTGGCCGATGAAGTGGCTGCATTGGCGCATCTTCTGAGAACTGACATTGATGGCGCGGTGAATGTTTGCGCCCCGGAAAGCGCAGACGTCAACACGATCGTCGCCGCCCTGGCCAAAGCCTTCCACCGGCCAGCCTTCTTACGTGTCCCCCGTCCCGCTTTGCGGTTGGTGCTGGGGCGGCTTGCCGATGAGCTGGTTCTAGCCAACCAGAGAATGGAGCCTGCCCGGCTGTCGGACGCTGGTTTCACGTGGGAGCACCCATCCTTATCTGACGCCATGGCCTGGTTGACCAAGGACAGGGCACGCTGA
- a CDS encoding serine/threonine-protein kinase: METLDPPAAVTPSAPGYVTSRMLGQGSTSTVWLVTRSSDGARFAIKCASPGAQMAQSKVLEEASREVKVLSGLKHQHLVRVHDVVPLEGDCVGTLGIVMDYAAGGSLANLMAGRGRLHVGEAVTILTPLAQALGYLHANGTVHGDVAPGNILFTAEGKPLLADLGIASVVGGGRPNLEAGTPGFTSPGGAVAAGSGTDALQELQPARDVYSLAAVGWYCLTGAAPETTQHRPPLSVLVPDVPRSLVAALEAALDVDASVRPAARELAMAIFRSAAPEPVDLSGAVHSSVIPDLLTRRQALGRPARRMPRWFGSWRSFLPLGLQPGLRPEGRRPQRRGLWARVRVLAAVLTTGLLLGIAAWILWPQNPQHQSLELSAQPQQAAAETLNPAPGPGTTVSAGLPEELAEGLHAEDPAVAVATLASVRDIALGQGRPELLALVNAAGSPAEASDQLLADHLRKTGTMYAGFSTTLSADGVSEPGEAGDAVVTVTVATSGYEERDASGAKARPQPAGPPQKLRVHVVRADGRWWISEILAPSTGKESDTLDHTGPATNG, from the coding sequence ATGGAAACTCTGGATCCGCCCGCCGCCGTCACGCCGTCCGCTCCGGGCTATGTGACATCCCGCATGTTGGGCCAAGGCAGTACTTCTACTGTATGGCTGGTCACCAGGAGCAGCGATGGGGCGCGGTTCGCCATTAAATGCGCCAGTCCCGGAGCCCAGATGGCGCAATCCAAGGTTCTTGAGGAAGCCTCGAGGGAGGTCAAGGTCCTGTCCGGCCTGAAACACCAGCACCTGGTTCGGGTTCACGACGTCGTTCCGCTTGAAGGCGACTGCGTGGGGACACTGGGCATCGTCATGGACTACGCGGCGGGTGGCTCGCTGGCCAACCTGATGGCAGGGCGGGGAAGGCTCCATGTAGGCGAAGCTGTCACCATTCTGACCCCTCTTGCCCAGGCCTTGGGCTACCTCCATGCCAATGGCACCGTGCATGGTGACGTGGCGCCTGGAAATATCCTCTTCACTGCCGAGGGGAAGCCACTGCTCGCGGACCTGGGCATTGCCTCCGTGGTGGGAGGTGGCCGGCCAAACCTTGAGGCTGGAACACCCGGCTTCACGTCGCCGGGTGGCGCAGTTGCCGCCGGCAGTGGGACCGACGCATTGCAGGAACTCCAGCCGGCGCGTGATGTCTATTCCCTTGCCGCCGTCGGGTGGTACTGCCTGACGGGGGCGGCTCCGGAGACCACTCAACACCGGCCGCCGTTGTCTGTGCTGGTTCCGGATGTTCCGAGGTCGTTGGTGGCCGCCTTGGAGGCTGCGCTGGATGTCGATGCGTCGGTGCGGCCTGCTGCCAGGGAACTGGCCATGGCGATTTTCAGGAGCGCGGCGCCTGAGCCGGTGGACTTGTCCGGCGCCGTACATTCCTCCGTCATTCCTGACCTGCTGACCCGCCGCCAGGCCTTGGGGCGTCCCGCACGGCGCATGCCCCGATGGTTTGGATCATGGCGGAGTTTCCTTCCGCTTGGACTACAGCCTGGACTTCGTCCGGAGGGCCGGCGGCCCCAACGTCGTGGCCTCTGGGCCAGGGTCAGGGTCCTTGCGGCCGTACTGACTACCGGGTTGCTGCTCGGCATCGCGGCATGGATACTGTGGCCGCAGAACCCGCAGCATCAAAGCCTGGAGTTATCTGCGCAGCCGCAGCAAGCAGCGGCGGAGACCTTGAATCCGGCCCCAGGGCCAGGAACCACGGTGTCCGCCGGTCTGCCGGAAGAACTGGCCGAAGGACTCCACGCCGAAGATCCGGCAGTGGCCGTTGCCACGCTGGCATCCGTGCGCGACATTGCACTGGGGCAGGGAAGACCTGAGTTATTGGCTTTGGTCAATGCCGCTGGATCACCCGCGGAAGCCTCTGACCAGCTGCTGGCGGACCACCTGCGGAAAACCGGAACGATGTACGCCGGATTCTCGACGACGTTATCCGCGGATGGCGTGTCCGAACCCGGGGAGGCCGGCGACGCCGTGGTCACGGTGACTGTCGCGACATCCGGCTATGAAGAACGTGATGCCTCAGGAGCCAAAGCCCGGCCACAGCCTGCCGGCCCGCCGCAGAAGCTTCGCGTTCACGTCGTTCGCGCTGACGGGCGATGGTGGATTTCAGAAATCCTCGCTCCAAGCACCGGCAAGGAAAGCGACACCCTGGACCACACTGGTCCAGCGACCAACGGCTGA